A genomic region of Sarcophilus harrisii chromosome 6, mSarHar1.11, whole genome shotgun sequence contains the following coding sequences:
- the LRAT gene encoding lecithin retinol acyltransferase, which yields MKNPMLEVVSLLLEKLLLLSNFKLFSWIAAPGEEQSPPPQPQQPSTSQQPQGKGSFYDTGSFLRGDVLEVPRTHLTHYGIYLGDNQVAHLMPDILLALTDDKLLIQRVVSNKRLILGVIGKVASIRVDTVEDFAYGANVLANHLDESLQKKALVNEEVARRAEKLLGMTSYSLLWNNCEHFVTYCRYGAPVSPQADKFCENVKIIIRDQRSVLASALLGLASIVCLGLAPHTTLPAIFIPFCLWMAG from the exons ATGAAGAACCCGATGCTGGAGGTGGTGTCCCTGCTCCTGGAAAAGCTGCTGCTCCTCTCCAACTTCAAACTGTTCAGCTGGATCGCGGCCCCGGGGGAAGAGCAGTCGCCGCCACCACAGCCGCAGCAGCCTTCGACTTCGCAGCAGCCGCAGGGCAAAGGGAGCTTCTACGACACCGGTTCCTTCCTCCGCGGTGACGTGCTGGAGGTGCCCCGGACTCATCTCACCCACTACGGCATCTATCTGGGGGACAACCAAGTCGCCCACCTGATGCCCGACATCCTGCTAGCGCTGACCGACGACAAGCTGCTGATCCAGAGGGTGGTGTCCAATAAGAGGCTGATCTTGGGAGTCATCGGCAAGGTCGCCAGCATCCGGGTGGACACGGTGGAGGACTTCGCCTACGGCGCTAACGTTCTGGCTAACCACCTGGATGAGTCGCTGCAGAAGAAGGCGCTGGTCAACGAGGAGGTGGCACGCCGGGCAGAGAAGCTGCTGGGCATGACCTCCTATAGCCTCCTGTGGAACAACTGCGAGCACTTTGTGACCTACTGTAGATACGGTGCCCCAGTCAGCCCCCAGGCAGACAAG ttttgtgagAACGTGAAGATAATAATCCGGGACCAGAGAAGTGTCCTTGCTTCAGCTCTCCTGGGATTGGCATCGATAGTCTGTCTAGGCTTGGCACCTCACACCACCCTTCCTGCCATTTTTATTCCATTCTGCTTATGGATGGCTGGCTAA